The Halodesulfovibrio marinisediminis DSM 17456 genomic interval CCCTGCAGTGGGATGGTGTTGGCCTTGGTTTGCAGTGGAAAACTCGTCGTATCAAAGGTGGCGTAATGGCATACCAGATCGCAGACCTTAACAATGACGGCATCATGGACTTGGTTGTTGGTATTAACACCCACCCGGGTGCAACCGGCTTCGAAGCCCGTAAAACAATGGTGCTCGGCTACCCACTTGATCTTGGAAAAGTCGACCCTAGCACTGCTGCTGACAAAGGTTACTCAGAAGAACAATAAGCTTATAAAGCTAGTACAGCCCTCGTTGCCTCGGCAACGGGGGCTTTTTTTGTTCCTGCTTAATATTCCCCCCTCTTTGGCAAAGTCCTGCCTGTGCCGTTGAATGATCATATATAATGATAGACTTTTGTAGATTAAAAGAACTGAACAATAACTTCAGTGGTCTTTTATCAGCTTCTGTTGCCCAATGTGGGCAAAAGTTGCTGCCTGTTGACTAAAAAGGCTTTTAGTAGATTGTTATATTGCTATTCAAGCATCTTATCTATGTTTTGCACATGCTGTTCTTAAAGTGTGCATAAAATTGTCAATAAATAATTATTCTTGAGGGCTGTCAGTCTTGTAAAAATAGATGCAAAATTAAGCTCTTATGAAATGTAGTAAAGCTTTTGGTTTTTAAAAGTTTTGCACAGGGTGTCGGTAAGTTGTTCATAGAAATGTGCATAAATTTTTTAGCAGCTGTTTTTTAAAAAGTGATGCAGCACTTCTTTGATTTAGGAGGTGACATTGATTTTTTATTGCCTGGTCAGAGCACAAAAAAAGGGTGGAGTTCATAAACTCCACCCTTTTTTATTATAGGCATTAGGTAGTGAGGCGAAAGCCGCCAGAGGTAATATTAAGTGAGTATTTCAGGTGTTAAATAGCTTCTTCTACTTCGACAGGTTTAGTGCCAACATCGACAGGTGCGCTGTTGTAGCAGACGCGGTCGTCGTATTCCATCTGCTTACCTTTGTTCCATTGCGATACTGGTCGGTAGTAGCCGACTATACGTGTGTAGACTTCTGTATCAGCATTGCATGTCGGGCAGGAGAAGTGCTCGCCGGCAATGTACCCATGGTCCTTGCACACAGAGAAGGTCGGTGTGATTGAAATGTAAGGCAACTTTGTCATGGTGAACGCTTTGACGATGAATTTTTTCAGCGCTGCATGATCTGCTACAGCCTCGCCGAGGTATGTGTGGAACACGGTGCCACCAGTGAAGAGCGGCTGGAGCTGATCCTGATGTTCAAGGGCGGCAAAAACGTCGTCTGTTGCGCCTACTGGTAATGCTGTTGAGTTGGTGTAGTACGGTGTACCGTTACCGGATGCGACGATATCTGCGTAGAGCTTTTTGTCAGTGCGTGCGAGGCGGTAGCTAGTACCTTCTGCCGGTGTGGCTTCAAGGTTGTACAGGCTTCCTGTGTCTTCCTGATAGCGGGAGGTCAGTTCACGCAGGTGGTTGAGCACGCGCTGCATGAGGCGGACGCCGCCTTCAGTTTCAATACCTTTCCCGAGCAGATTGAGGCAGGCTTCGTGACCACCGACGAGGCCGATAGTTGAGAAGTGTGCCTTGAATCCATTTTTGAGGTATCGCGAAGACCATGGGAACATACCTCGTTCAAGGTTTTGTTGAATAAACTTACGCTTAAATTCCAAAGAGTCTTTAGCTAACTCTGCATATTCGGTAATGAGATCAAGGAAATCTTCTTCGTTCTGTGCAAGGTATGCGAGCTTTGGCAGGTTGAGTGTCACAACGCCGATAGAGCCTGTGAGGTCGCCAGCACCGAAAAGCCCACCGGTTTTTTTGCGAAGTTCGCGAAGATCCATTTGTAGACGACAACACATAGAACGAACATCTTCCGGATCGAGGTCAGAGTTGATGAAGTTCTGGAAGTACGGAACGCCATACTTGGCTGTAAGCTGCATGAGCAGGTCACCAATTTCTGTATCCCAAGGGAATTCTGTGGTGACGTTGTATGTAGGAATCGGGAACGAGAAGATGCGACCATGATGATCTCCTTGCAGCATGACCTCAAGGAATGCTTTGTTGATCATAGCCATTTCTTCAACGTACTCACCGTAGGTTGAATCTTGAAGAGCACCGCCGATGATAACTGCTTCTTTAGCAATGTGTTTTGGTGGCACAATGTCAAAGGTCAGGTTGGTAAACGGGCTTTGTCCGCCCCAGCGGGAGGTTGTGTTAAGGTTGAAAATAAATTTCTGCATGGCCTGACGTACTTGTTTGTACGAGAGACCGTCTTTTCTGATAAATGGGGCAAGGTAGGTGTCGACGTTGTTGAACGCCTGAGCGCCTGCCCATTCGTTCTGCAGTGTGCCGAGGAAGTTAACCATCTGACCAAGAACTGCGTCAAAATGGTGAGCTGGGCCGGCACTGGAACGGCCTTCAAGGTTGAATCCTTCGAGGAGTAGATCTCGAAGACTCCAGCCTGCGCAGTAGCCTGCAAGGCCGAAAGAAAGATCGTGAATGTGAAAATAGCCGTGTTCGTGCGCAAGACGCACTTCTTCCGGGTATTTTTCTAGCGCATATTTAGCCTGCAGTGTGCCGGAGAGATGCAGCATGAGCCCTTGGAATGAATGGGTCATGTTGGCGTTTTCATTTACACGCCAGTCTGCTTTATCCAGATAGTTATTGATGGTTTCCTTGATGTCCAGATACGCGGCCTTGTGTTCGCGTAACTGCCTGCGCTGCTCGCGGTAAATAATAAACCGTTTTGCAACGTGGTACAGGCTGGATTCCATTAAGACCTTCTCAATGGTGTCCTGTACCAATTCCTGCGGCGCGATTTCTTGTGCTCCGAGTTTTATTTCTACTTTTCGGGCAAGTCGTTTTGAAAGAAGCGGGTCTTTAACTCCGCTAGCTTTAAGTGCCTTGAGGATTGCATGTGCAATACGCTCAAGCGACCATGTCTCCAGACAGTTGTCGCGCTTCAGAATCTGCTTCGGCATGCTCTCTCCTTGGGGGAACGTATTCCTGATGCTTAAGCGTAAAGCCGCCCGGTAAGTAGCTCTCAGCTTCCTGAATATCTTCATCTGTCAGCACAGGCACTTTAGTAATGCGGAACAGGAACTTGTCAGGATACTGTTTTGCTAGTTCGAAAACTTGAGTAAGGTTTTCTTCTGCTTCTGCTGGGGATGTAGTACCACCGGTAAGCACAGGATATTTCTGGTAAGGGCCTTTGACATCTACCGCAAAGAGCTCAACGAGATTTTCGTCAAGCAGTTGTTTCAATACGTCCGGACGCATGCCGTTACTGTCCATTTTGACAGGCATGCCAAGCTTACGCAGGTCTTTTATAAGATCTGCAAGCCCCGGTGTAATGGTTGCTTCCCCCCCAGTAATGACGACACCGTCAATCCACCGTGAACGTTTTTTCAGGTATGCCTCAATCGTCTCTTGTGGAATGACATCCATAGTATCGCTATGCCATGCGAGATTAAAGTTATGGCAGGTCGGACAGTGCATATTGCAGCCACCTAAAAAGATGACGCTAGCATTCATACCGGGCCAGTCGCAAAGACTAACCGGTTCAAAACCAAAAACACGTG includes:
- a CDS encoding anaerobic ribonucleoside-triphosphate reductase activating protein, yielding MVSAWSRVFGFEPVSLCDWPGMNASVIFLGGCNMHCPTCHNFNLAWHSDTMDVIPQETIEAYLKKRSRWIDGVVITGGEATITPGLADLIKDLRKLGMPVKMDSNGMRPDVLKQLLDENLVELFAVDVKGPYQKYPVLTGGTTSPAEAEENLTQVFELAKQYPDKFLFRITKVPVLTDEDIQEAESYLPGGFTLKHQEYVPPRREHAEADSEARQLSGDMVA
- a CDS encoding ribonucleoside triphosphate reductase, translating into MPKQILKRDNCLETWSLERIAHAILKALKASGVKDPLLSKRLARKVEIKLGAQEIAPQELVQDTIEKVLMESSLYHVAKRFIIYREQRRQLREHKAAYLDIKETINNYLDKADWRVNENANMTHSFQGLMLHLSGTLQAKYALEKYPEEVRLAHEHGYFHIHDLSFGLAGYCAGWSLRDLLLEGFNLEGRSSAGPAHHFDAVLGQMVNFLGTLQNEWAGAQAFNNVDTYLAPFIRKDGLSYKQVRQAMQKFIFNLNTTSRWGGQSPFTNLTFDIVPPKHIAKEAVIIGGALQDSTYGEYVEEMAMINKAFLEVMLQGDHHGRIFSFPIPTYNVTTEFPWDTEIGDLLMQLTAKYGVPYFQNFINSDLDPEDVRSMCCRLQMDLRELRKKTGGLFGAGDLTGSIGVVTLNLPKLAYLAQNEEDFLDLITEYAELAKDSLEFKRKFIQQNLERGMFPWSSRYLKNGFKAHFSTIGLVGGHEACLNLLGKGIETEGGVRLMQRVLNHLRELTSRYQEDTGSLYNLEATPAEGTSYRLARTDKKLYADIVASGNGTPYYTNSTALPVGATDDVFAALEHQDQLQPLFTGGTVFHTYLGEAVADHAALKKFIVKAFTMTKLPYISITPTFSVCKDHGYIAGEHFSCPTCNADTEVYTRIVGYYRPVSQWNKGKQMEYDDRVCYNSAPVDVGTKPVEVEEAI